A portion of the Stigmatella aurantiaca DW4/3-1 genome contains these proteins:
- a CDS encoding DoxX family protein, whose amino-acid sequence MNNANAKWVSLVGRVLLGVLFVLSGFGKLGNWEPTVALMTSQGLPLANLLLAGAAASELAGGLSLLLGYRTRWGALLLAALLVPISLTMHAFWTQTGEAHQMHLIHFLKNLSIIGGLLAQSIAGPGALSLDARREQRHPATASPLPQHA is encoded by the coding sequence TTGAACAACGCGAACGCGAAGTGGGTGTCCCTGGTCGGCCGTGTGCTGCTCGGTGTGCTGTTCGTCCTCAGTGGGTTCGGCAAGCTGGGCAACTGGGAGCCCACGGTGGCGCTCATGACGAGCCAGGGCCTGCCCCTGGCGAACCTGCTCCTGGCGGGGGCCGCGGCGTCGGAGTTGGCCGGTGGTCTGTCGCTGCTGCTGGGCTACAGGACGCGATGGGGCGCCCTGCTGCTGGCGGCCCTGCTGGTGCCCATCTCGCTCACCATGCACGCCTTCTGGACGCAAACGGGAGAGGCCCACCAGATGCACCTCATCCACTTCCTCAAGAACCTGAGCATCATCGGGGGTCTGCTCGCCCAGTCGATCGCGGGGCCCGGCGCCCTGAGCCTGGATGCCCGGCGGGAGCAGCGGCACCCGGCGACCGCTTCGCCCCTTCCCCAGCACGCCTGA
- a CDS encoding response regulator: protein MTAATLSSIAGVPGSRSTSAESARPGLKVATKIPQRVLLVDDSRSIRTLLKIYLMARSFEYVEAESGEEALKQLEQGLVDLVLTDYRMDGMSGAELAEAMRSHSDPRIARTPILMMTGEANVSEVRAVGQKAGINAFVRKPVSCAQLMTLVDTILPRNL from the coding sequence ATGACAGCTGCAACACTCTCTTCCATCGCAGGTGTCCCCGGTTCCCGCTCCACCTCTGCCGAATCTGCCCGTCCAGGTCTGAAGGTCGCCACGAAGATCCCCCAGCGGGTCCTGCTGGTCGATGACAGCCGCTCCATCCGGACGCTGCTGAAGATCTACCTGATGGCGCGCAGCTTCGAGTACGTGGAGGCCGAGTCCGGAGAAGAGGCCCTCAAGCAGCTCGAGCAGGGCTTGGTGGACCTGGTGCTGACGGACTACCGGATGGACGGGATGAGCGGCGCGGAGCTCGCCGAGGCCATGCGCTCCCACAGCGACCCACGCATCGCCCGGACGCCCATCCTGATGATGACGGGCGAGGCCAATGTCTCCGAGGTGCGCGCGGTGGGCCAGAAGGCAGGCATCAACGCCTTCGTGCGCAAGCCGGTGAGCTGCGCGCAGCTGATGACGCTGGTGGACACCATCCTCCCGCGCAACCTGTAG
- a CDS encoding sulfite oxidase heme-binding subunit YedZ, which yields MASPPFPWLKPAVLVGGLSPLALLLVQGLQGELGPNVIEVVLNQTGLLALVFLLVSLACTPLKLLFAWTWPLRLRKMLGLMAFAYAVLHFLTYAVVDQGLALGRIFQDITERSFIAVGFVALMLLVPLALTSTNASVRRLGFPTWQRLHRLVYVAAVLGVVHFVWRVKKDLTEPLIFAAVLAVLLGIRAVEAVRKRRRTRATPRPA from the coding sequence ATGGCCTCCCCCCCGTTTCCCTGGCTCAAGCCCGCCGTCCTGGTGGGGGGCTTGAGTCCGCTGGCGCTGCTGCTCGTGCAGGGGTTGCAGGGCGAACTGGGACCCAACGTCATCGAGGTGGTGCTCAACCAGACCGGGCTCCTGGCGCTGGTGTTCCTCCTGGTGTCCCTGGCGTGTACGCCGCTCAAGCTGCTCTTCGCGTGGACGTGGCCCCTGCGGCTGCGAAAGATGCTGGGGCTCATGGCCTTCGCCTACGCGGTGCTGCACTTCCTCACGTACGCGGTGGTGGACCAGGGGCTGGCGCTGGGCCGCATCTTCCAGGACATCACCGAGCGGAGCTTCATCGCCGTGGGGTTCGTCGCGCTGATGTTGCTGGTGCCCCTGGCGCTGACGTCCACGAACGCGTCCGTGCGGCGCCTGGGCTTTCCCACCTGGCAGCGCTTGCACCGGCTCGTCTACGTGGCGGCGGTGCTGGGCGTGGTGCACTTCGTGTGGCGGGTGAAGAAGGATCTCACCGAGCCGCTCATCTTCGCCGCGGTCCTGGCCGTCCTCCTGGGCATCCGGGCCGTGGAGGCCGTGCGCAAGCGGCGCCGGACCCGCGCCACGCCGCGTCCCGCCTGA
- a CDS encoding serine/threonine-protein kinase, which yields MAMPPPLMALDPAALPEGTVVGAWKVVAFRARGTYGTVYRAAKVEDVHAAPVALKLALHPRDERFAREAELLSRLHHPAVPRLLGQGRWKHPAGETYPYLVMDWVEGIDLYAWGREHNPSSRQVLQVLAQVARALEQTHGVEAVHRDVKGDNVLVRPEGNQAVLTDFGAGHHEGAETLTWAVLPPGTLAYRSPEAWAFGCRFAHHPSAHYASQPADDVFALGVSAYRLVTGAYPPPTHPRDPEGHVWHPEGRGPRPPDELNPHVEPRLNALILRMLSVRAEERGSAGELAQLLEKAAADGDSLADAPLCAGSRREQGWRPSSKKAEALRAVRPPEPSQTESTLLTLARYLGVALLAGALTWMMTRNPPLPRPAHEDAITIAHASFTGEERDGGTSGLADTALPSLVFQPGPPSGWEVISLPMPEDPFQNQRRAPHCQAPLEVTLRNGCWIALRDVKPPCGKYGYEWKGGCYLPSYSPQRQPTSGKPRPP from the coding sequence ATGGCCATGCCGCCGCCCCTGATGGCGCTGGATCCCGCCGCTTTGCCGGAAGGAACGGTGGTCGGCGCCTGGAAGGTGGTGGCCTTTCGAGCCCGAGGAACCTACGGCACCGTGTACCGCGCGGCGAAGGTGGAGGACGTGCATGCGGCGCCCGTGGCCCTGAAGCTGGCCCTCCACCCCCGGGACGAGCGCTTCGCGCGGGAGGCGGAGCTGCTGTCGCGCCTTCACCACCCCGCCGTGCCTCGATTGCTCGGCCAGGGGCGATGGAAGCACCCCGCCGGCGAAACCTACCCCTATCTGGTGATGGACTGGGTCGAGGGCATTGACCTGTATGCGTGGGGCCGCGAGCACAACCCCTCCTCGCGCCAGGTGCTTCAGGTGCTGGCCCAGGTGGCACGGGCGCTGGAGCAGACACACGGGGTAGAAGCGGTGCACCGCGACGTGAAGGGAGACAACGTGCTCGTGCGGCCCGAGGGAAACCAGGCCGTCCTGACGGACTTCGGTGCCGGACACCACGAAGGCGCGGAGACGCTGACGTGGGCCGTGCTGCCACCAGGCACCCTTGCCTATCGCAGCCCGGAGGCGTGGGCGTTCGGCTGCCGCTTTGCCCACCACCCTTCGGCCCACTATGCCTCCCAGCCCGCCGATGACGTGTTTGCCTTGGGGGTGAGCGCCTACCGGCTGGTGACGGGAGCCTATCCACCGCCCACCCACCCGCGCGATCCCGAAGGCCACGTGTGGCACCCCGAGGGAAGGGGCCCCCGTCCACCGGACGAACTCAATCCCCACGTCGAGCCCCGCCTGAACGCCCTCATCCTGCGGATGCTGTCGGTCCGCGCCGAGGAGCGTGGCAGCGCGGGCGAGCTGGCCCAGCTCCTGGAGAAGGCGGCGGCGGATGGAGATTCTCTGGCGGATGCCCCGCTCTGCGCGGGCTCCCGGCGGGAGCAAGGCTGGAGACCTTCCTCGAAGAAGGCCGAGGCCCTCCGGGCCGTCAGACCGCCGGAGCCCTCCCAGACAGAGTCCACGCTTCTGACACTCGCGCGCTATCTCGGCGTCGCCCTGCTGGCGGGAGCCCTGACCTGGATGATGACCCGGAACCCGCCGCTCCCCCGCCCAGCACACGAAGACGCCATCACGATCGCCCACGCGTCCTTCACCGGCGAGGAGCGGGACGGAGGCACGTCCGGGCTCGCGGACACCGCCCTGCCCTCGCTCGTGTTCCAGCCAGGGCCCCCCTCGGGCTGGGAGGTCATCAGCCTGCCCATGCCCGAGGACCCCTTCCAGAACCAGCGCCGGGCCCCCCACTGCCAAGCCCCGCTGGAAGTCACGCTGCGCAACGGCTGCTGGATTGCCTTGCGAGACGTGAAGCCACCCTGTGGAAAGTACGGGTACGAATGGAAGGGAGGCTGCTACCTGCCGAGCTACTCCCCTCAGCGCCAGCCCACCTCGGGCAAACCGCGGCCACCGTAA
- the mtgA gene encoding monofunctional biosynthetic peptidoglycan transglycosylase, with protein MDSPPPASPPLSPAPPAAAGQRPSGRTSWVRRYGRKGAAVGGALFLAFATFEYLTLPDAGPLVEQNPKTTALMEQRAAEAREAGRTPRQRQHWVALSSVSKPAIDAVLLSEDAGFYAHEGVDPVELKRALAEAWKEGELGRGASTLTQQLAKNLWLSTDRSLLRKLKELVLARRLEKTLSKNRILALYLNVVEWGNGVYGIEAGAREHFGISASRLSVAQGAVLAAMLPSPRKRAPSSGSKALRRRAFWVVEQMETFKRISAAQAQAAREELNRLFEGAPKSGGSEEEAEP; from the coding sequence ATGGACTCTCCCCCTCCGGCGTCTCCCCCCCTCTCCCCGGCTCCCCCCGCGGCGGCTGGACAGCGGCCGTCGGGACGCACCTCGTGGGTGCGCCGGTATGGGCGCAAGGGGGCGGCGGTGGGGGGCGCGCTGTTCCTGGCCTTCGCCACCTTCGAGTACCTGACGTTGCCTGACGCCGGGCCGCTGGTGGAGCAGAACCCGAAGACGACGGCCCTCATGGAGCAGCGGGCGGCCGAGGCGCGCGAGGCCGGGCGCACCCCGAGGCAGCGCCAGCACTGGGTGGCCTTGTCGAGCGTGTCCAAGCCCGCGATCGACGCGGTGCTGCTCTCGGAGGATGCGGGGTTCTACGCCCACGAGGGCGTGGACCCCGTGGAGTTGAAGCGGGCGCTGGCCGAAGCATGGAAGGAAGGGGAGCTGGGCCGGGGGGCATCGACCCTCACGCAGCAGCTCGCCAAGAACCTGTGGCTGTCGACGGACCGCAGCCTGCTGCGCAAATTGAAGGAGCTGGTGCTCGCGCGGCGCCTGGAGAAGACGCTGTCCAAGAACCGCATCCTGGCGCTGTACCTGAACGTGGTGGAGTGGGGCAACGGCGTGTACGGCATCGAGGCCGGCGCGCGCGAGCACTTCGGCATCTCCGCCTCGCGGCTCTCGGTGGCTCAGGGCGCCGTGCTGGCGGCGATGTTGCCCTCGCCCCGGAAGCGGGCGCCGTCCTCCGGCTCGAAGGCGCTGCGGCGGCGGGCCTTCTGGGTGGTGGAGCAGATGGAGACCTTCAAGCGCATCTCCGCCGCACAGGCCCAAGCGGCCCGGGAGGAGCTGAACCGGCTCTTCGAGGGGGCGCCGAAGTCCGGGGGCTCGGAGGAAGAGGCCGAGCCGTGA
- a CDS encoding efflux RND transporter periplasmic adaptor subunit produces the protein MRRVRHHNGQRSFWYLASMGSAVALLTLVGCGKKDAAAQGGPDGGSAQAKPVPVEVVKLQPGPMRDTQDYLGTLISRTSVTVYPQATGYVQSIDVKPGQRVEAGQILIQVDPREGRALLESVQAQRASAQANLDLAQRSLQRSEQLVREGLMSRQEYDQSVAQAKAAEASARAASAQLTAQAVQLGFTHVKAPFDGIVGDIPVKVGDFISPQTVVTSVDQSQALEVSVALPAQRVTSVRVGETRVEVLGDKETPVASATVFFVAPNPDPQTQLVEIKAAFKNEAGLLAGQRVPVRVVFDVHDALRMPAYAVARQSGQSFAWVVASGDGGTVAQRRPVTLGDISDNAYEVREGLKSGEQVVVTGLQILQNGQAIEPKPHEREGVGGGGDAGVGSGTDAGQ, from the coding sequence ATGCGGCGGGTGAGGCATCACAACGGGCAACGGTCCTTCTGGTACTTGGCCTCCATGGGCAGCGCGGTGGCCCTGCTGACGCTGGTGGGGTGTGGCAAGAAGGACGCAGCCGCTCAAGGCGGACCGGATGGAGGCAGCGCGCAGGCCAAACCCGTGCCGGTGGAAGTGGTCAAGCTGCAACCCGGCCCGATGCGCGATACCCAGGACTACCTCGGCACGCTCATCTCCCGCACCAGCGTCACCGTGTATCCCCAGGCGACCGGCTACGTGCAGAGCATCGACGTCAAGCCCGGCCAGCGCGTGGAGGCGGGGCAAATCTTGATCCAGGTCGACCCGCGCGAGGGCCGGGCCCTGCTCGAGAGCGTCCAGGCCCAGCGCGCCTCGGCCCAGGCCAACCTGGATCTGGCCCAGCGAAGCCTCCAGCGCAGCGAGCAGCTCGTGCGCGAAGGGCTCATGAGCCGTCAGGAATATGATCAGTCGGTGGCGCAGGCCAAGGCGGCCGAGGCGAGTGCCCGCGCCGCCTCGGCCCAGCTCACCGCCCAGGCGGTGCAGTTGGGCTTCACCCACGTGAAGGCCCCCTTCGATGGCATCGTGGGGGACATCCCGGTGAAGGTGGGAGACTTCATCTCTCCGCAGACCGTGGTCACCAGCGTGGACCAGAGCCAGGCGCTGGAAGTGTCCGTGGCGTTGCCCGCGCAACGGGTCACGTCGGTGCGCGTGGGAGAGACCAGGGTGGAGGTGCTGGGAGACAAGGAGACGCCCGTGGCCTCCGCCACCGTCTTCTTCGTGGCCCCGAACCCCGATCCGCAAACCCAGTTGGTGGAGATCAAGGCGGCCTTCAAGAACGAGGCGGGACTCCTGGCCGGCCAGCGCGTCCCCGTCCGGGTGGTGTTCGACGTGCACGACGCGCTGCGGATGCCGGCCTATGCGGTGGCGCGGCAGAGCGGACAGAGCTTCGCCTGGGTGGTGGCCTCGGGGGACGGCGGAACCGTGGCGCAGCGGCGCCCGGTGACGCTGGGGGACATCTCCGACAACGCCTACGAGGTCCGCGAGGGGCTCAAGTCCGGCGAGCAGGTGGTCGTCACCGGCTTGCAAATCCTCCAGAACGGCCAAGCCATCGAGCCCAAACCCCACGAGCGCGAGGGCGTTGGTGGGGGCGGAGACGCAGGCGTGGGAAGCGGCACGGACGCAGGACAGTGA
- a CDS encoding YaiI/YqxD family protein: MKIWVDADACPGPVRDIIVRAAQRLQVPTVFVANKRLNLPRSEFVSSVQVGAGLDVADGHIAAAAQAGDLAITQDIPLAALLVPKSVVVIDPRGELFSEENIAERLSVRNFMQELRDSGVMTGGPGGFSAQDRQQFAASLDRELTRLRKKP, translated from the coding sequence ATGAAGATCTGGGTCGACGCCGATGCATGTCCAGGACCGGTGCGGGACATCATCGTCCGAGCCGCCCAACGCCTTCAGGTCCCCACCGTGTTCGTGGCCAACAAGCGCCTCAACCTGCCCCGCTCGGAGTTCGTCTCCTCCGTGCAGGTGGGGGCGGGGCTCGACGTGGCGGATGGCCACATCGCCGCGGCGGCCCAGGCGGGGGATCTCGCCATCACCCAGGACATCCCCCTGGCCGCGCTGCTCGTTCCCAAGTCGGTCGTGGTGATTGATCCGCGAGGGGAGCTCTTCAGCGAGGAGAACATCGCCGAGCGCCTCTCGGTGCGGAACTTCATGCAGGAGCTGCGCGACAGCGGGGTGATGACGGGCGGCCCAGGGGGGTTCTCCGCCCAGGATCGCCAGCAGTTCGCCGCCTCCCTGGACCGGGAACTCACCCGCCTGCGCAAGAAGCCGTGA
- a CDS encoding DUF4142 domain-containing protein — protein sequence MIWTRGNGRKVLAFAALAALMVGSTAVAKDEQKKEAHRIGEAAAKSDAYLDQMALFDSKQVALGELALQRAQSEEVRQFAERLVQDHRQNRSDLMDWAYSKDIEVMTVTLATPMMGVGGSGGEKRYDKDMHRADMHMDKDVMKAQKDLDKLGEKDGKDFDKAFLSQVLDDQEKGKKMLGKGEKKFESDPVFTSMIAKTDALVMAHITEGKRIHHSMK from the coding sequence ATGATCTGGACGCGTGGGAATGGTCGGAAGGTTCTGGCGTTTGCCGCGTTGGCTGCCCTGATGGTGGGGTCCACGGCGGTGGCGAAGGACGAGCAGAAGAAGGAAGCGCACCGCATTGGCGAGGCGGCGGCGAAGAGCGATGCCTATCTGGACCAGATGGCCCTGTTCGACTCCAAGCAAGTGGCCCTGGGAGAGCTGGCGTTGCAGCGCGCGCAGAGCGAGGAAGTTCGCCAGTTCGCTGAGCGGCTGGTGCAAGACCACCGGCAGAATCGAAGCGATCTGATGGACTGGGCCTACAGCAAGGACATCGAGGTGATGACGGTCACCCTGGCCACGCCGATGATGGGCGTGGGCGGTTCGGGGGGCGAGAAGCGCTACGACAAGGACATGCATCGCGCCGACATGCACATGGACAAGGATGTCATGAAGGCCCAGAAGGACCTGGACAAGCTCGGCGAGAAGGACGGCAAGGACTTCGACAAGGCGTTCCTCTCGCAGGTCCTGGATGATCAGGAGAAGGGCAAGAAGATGCTGGGCAAGGGGGAGAAGAAGTTCGAGTCCGACCCTGTCTTCACCAGCATGATCGCCAAGACGGATGCCCTCGTCATGGCCCACATCACGGAAGGCAAGCGCATCCATCATTCCATGAAGTGA
- a CDS encoding efflux RND transporter permease subunit yields the protein MFTDFFIRRPVFATVLSIIIVLVGAISIPSLPVAQYPDLALPQVTVQATYLGASAEVVESAVTTVLERELNGLEGMRYISSSSTNDGTSQITLTFDPSRDVDLAAVDVQNRVSTASARLPAEVNAVGLTINKAQTQLLMTFGLFDPEGRYEREFLSNYADVYIRDALRRVPGVGDVRIFGERRFAMRLWLDPSRLAARSLTAQDVVTALREQNFQVAAGQVGQPPSPPDQSYQLSVRVQGRLSEPSEFGNLIIQRGATGELVRLKDVGSAELGAENYGQLLRFNGRDAVGLGIFQLPDANALDVRDGVVKELDRLKARFPPGMTYELATDTTRAVSASIEEVLHTLAEAIALVVLVVFIFLHGWRSVLIVALTLPVSLVGTFAFVSLFGFSLNTLTLFGLTLATGLVVDDAIVVIENVERVMEQERLNAREATERGMRQVASAVVAIALVLSAVFIPVAFFPGTTGAIYRQFALTLAFSIALSALCALTLSPAMCARLLRPSHGTKWRVFRWVDDGVNGLRRGYDWLLRRLLGRLRWVVTGVFVVLVGLTVLLYRVTPTGFIPDEDQGYLIVSVQGPEGTSLEYTRQILLKTEEVLKKQPEVEDLFTIGGYSFQGNGPNYGTLFVSLKPWSDREKEENSVAALVERLRGPLGGISGARVLPFQPPAIRGVGSVGGFQFILEDQQGERSLEELAAVTKQLTGAANQSESLRGVFSTFTADTPLLDVQVDREKAKALGISLDSLFSTLQVYLGSQYVNDFSFANRVYRVYVQAAVPFRDEPKDIGSFYVRAADGSMVPLDSLVTVNPITSAQTIRHYNLFRSAEVNGQQAPGTSTGQGLSAMEEVSRQTLPPGYTYEWTGISLEQKQAGGQVLLIFGLGIVFVFLVLAAQYESYALPMVVILAVPVAILGALGFQNLRGLPNDVFCQVGLVMLVGLASKNAILIVEFAEQLRGEGKSVVDAAVSAAETRLRPILMTSIAFLLGVLPLVLASGAGASARKSLGTAVFGGMLLSTFINLIFIPVLYVLVETARTRVLKNREHKQPEGPAPAPQEA from the coding sequence ATGTTCACGGACTTCTTCATCCGCAGGCCTGTCTTCGCCACCGTCCTGTCCATCATCATCGTCCTGGTTGGCGCCATCTCCATTCCTTCGTTGCCCGTGGCCCAGTACCCGGACCTGGCCCTGCCGCAGGTGACCGTGCAGGCCACCTACCTGGGCGCCTCCGCCGAGGTGGTGGAGAGCGCGGTGACCACCGTGCTGGAGCGCGAGCTCAACGGCCTGGAGGGCATGCGCTACATCTCCTCCAGCAGCACCAATGACGGGACCAGTCAGATCACCCTCACCTTCGATCCCAGCCGCGATGTGGACCTGGCGGCGGTGGACGTGCAGAACCGGGTGTCCACGGCCTCGGCGCGCCTGCCGGCCGAGGTGAATGCCGTGGGCCTCACCATCAACAAGGCGCAGACGCAGTTGCTGATGACGTTCGGCCTCTTTGACCCGGAGGGGCGCTACGAGCGCGAGTTCCTGAGCAACTACGCGGACGTCTACATCCGCGACGCGCTGCGGCGGGTGCCCGGGGTGGGCGATGTCCGCATCTTCGGCGAGCGGCGCTTCGCCATGCGGCTGTGGCTGGATCCGTCGAGGCTGGCGGCCCGGAGCCTCACGGCCCAGGATGTGGTGACGGCGCTGCGGGAGCAGAACTTCCAGGTCGCCGCGGGCCAGGTGGGCCAGCCCCCCTCGCCTCCGGACCAGTCGTACCAGCTGAGCGTGCGGGTCCAGGGACGGCTGAGCGAGCCCTCCGAGTTCGGCAACCTCATCATCCAGCGTGGCGCCACGGGCGAGCTGGTCCGGCTCAAGGACGTGGGGAGCGCGGAGCTGGGGGCGGAGAACTACGGGCAGCTCCTGCGCTTCAACGGCCGGGACGCGGTGGGCCTGGGCATCTTCCAGCTCCCCGATGCGAACGCCCTGGACGTGCGGGACGGGGTGGTGAAGGAGCTGGACCGGCTCAAGGCGCGCTTTCCTCCCGGCATGACGTACGAGCTGGCCACGGACACGACGCGCGCGGTGAGCGCCTCCATCGAGGAGGTGCTGCACACGCTGGCCGAGGCCATCGCGCTGGTGGTGCTGGTGGTCTTCATCTTCCTCCATGGCTGGCGCAGCGTGCTCATCGTCGCGCTGACGCTGCCGGTGTCCCTGGTGGGTACCTTCGCCTTCGTGTCCCTGTTTGGCTTCTCGCTCAACACGCTCACGCTGTTCGGCCTGACGCTGGCCACCGGCCTGGTGGTGGACGACGCCATCGTCGTCATCGAGAACGTCGAGCGCGTCATGGAACAGGAGCGCCTGAACGCACGCGAGGCCACGGAGCGGGGCATGCGGCAGGTGGCCAGCGCCGTGGTGGCCATCGCGCTGGTGCTCTCGGCGGTGTTCATCCCCGTGGCCTTCTTCCCGGGCACCACGGGCGCCATCTACCGGCAGTTCGCCCTCACGCTCGCCTTCTCCATCGCCCTGTCGGCGCTGTGCGCGCTCACGCTGTCCCCGGCGATGTGCGCCCGGTTGCTCCGGCCGAGCCATGGCACCAAGTGGCGGGTGTTCCGCTGGGTGGATGATGGGGTGAACGGCCTGCGCCGGGGCTATGACTGGCTGCTGCGCCGGCTGCTCGGGCGGCTGCGCTGGGTGGTGACGGGGGTGTTCGTCGTGCTCGTGGGGCTCACCGTCCTGCTCTACCGGGTGACGCCCACCGGCTTCATCCCGGACGAGGACCAGGGCTACCTCATCGTCTCCGTGCAGGGCCCGGAGGGCACCTCGCTGGAGTACACGCGGCAGATTCTCCTGAAGACCGAGGAGGTGCTGAAGAAGCAGCCCGAGGTCGAAGACCTCTTCACCATCGGCGGGTACTCCTTCCAGGGCAACGGCCCCAACTACGGCACGCTCTTCGTCAGCCTCAAGCCGTGGTCCGACCGGGAAAAGGAAGAGAACAGCGTGGCCGCCTTGGTGGAGCGGCTGCGCGGCCCCCTGGGAGGCATCAGCGGCGCGCGGGTGCTGCCCTTCCAGCCGCCCGCCATCCGCGGCGTGGGCAGCGTGGGCGGCTTCCAGTTCATCCTCGAGGATCAGCAGGGCGAGCGCTCCCTGGAAGAGCTGGCCGCGGTCACCAAACAGCTGACCGGGGCCGCCAACCAATCGGAGTCTCTGCGCGGCGTGTTCTCCACGTTCACGGCGGACACCCCGCTGCTGGATGTGCAGGTGGACCGCGAGAAGGCCAAGGCCCTGGGCATCTCGCTGGACAGCTTGTTTTCCACGCTCCAGGTGTACCTGGGCAGCCAGTACGTGAATGACTTCTCCTTCGCCAACCGCGTGTACCGCGTCTACGTGCAGGCGGCGGTCCCCTTCCGGGACGAGCCGAAGGACATCGGGTCCTTCTATGTGCGCGCCGCGGACGGCAGCATGGTGCCCCTGGACAGCCTGGTGACGGTCAACCCCATCACCAGCGCGCAGACCATCCGCCACTACAACCTGTTCCGGTCCGCCGAGGTCAACGGCCAGCAGGCGCCGGGCACCAGCACGGGCCAGGGCCTGTCGGCGATGGAGGAAGTGTCCCGCCAGACGCTGCCCCCCGGCTACACCTACGAGTGGACGGGCATCTCGCTGGAGCAGAAACAGGCCGGCGGCCAGGTCCTCCTCATCTTCGGCCTGGGCATCGTCTTCGTGTTCCTGGTGCTGGCGGCGCAGTACGAGAGCTACGCGCTGCCGATGGTGGTCATCCTGGCGGTGCCCGTGGCCATCCTGGGGGCGCTGGGCTTCCAGAACCTGCGAGGGCTGCCCAACGACGTGTTCTGCCAGGTGGGCCTGGTGATGTTGGTGGGCCTGGCCAGCAAGAACGCCATCCTCATCGTGGAGTTCGCCGAGCAGCTGCGCGGCGAGGGCAAGTCCGTGGTGGATGCGGCGGTGAGCGCCGCCGAGACGCGGCTGAGGCCCATCCTGATGACCTCCATCGCCTTCCTGCTCGGCGTGCTGCCGCTGGTGCTGGCCTCGGGGGCAGGGGCCTCGGCCCGCAAGTCCCTGGGGACCGCGGTGTTCGGAGGCATGCTCCTGTCCACCTTCATCAACCTCATCTTCATCCCCGTGCTGTACGTGCTGGTGGAGACCGCGCGCACGCGGGTCCTCAAGAACCGCGAGCACAAGCAGCCCGAGGGCCCGGCCCCCGCGCCTCAAGAGGCATAG
- a CDS encoding pirin family protein has translation MSWDTNETRRHPALETLIIPPTREISEGFQVRRALPSMHRRMVGPVIFLDQMGPAVFQAGKGLDVRPHPHIGLATVTYLFQGEVLHRDGLGTVQAIRPGEVNWMTAGRGIAHSERTAPGPRAAGGGLFGLQAWVALPKQYEEIEPSFFHHEASEIPFMEGEGVRMHLIAGSLHGKRSPVRTFSEMVYADVALKTGARFSLPAEHEERAIYLVEGTLEADGMVFGPGELLVFRPKANIVLRAASAARMVLLGGEPMDGPRYMYWNFVSSSKERLEVAKADWREGRFAPVPQETEFIPLPEEPPAPVRYP, from the coding sequence ATGAGCTGGGACACGAACGAGACGCGGCGGCATCCCGCGCTGGAGACCCTCATCATCCCCCCCACCCGGGAGATCTCCGAGGGGTTTCAGGTGCGGCGGGCCCTGCCTTCGATGCACCGCCGGATGGTTGGCCCCGTCATCTTCCTGGATCAGATGGGACCGGCGGTGTTCCAGGCGGGCAAGGGGCTGGATGTCCGGCCCCACCCGCACATTGGCCTGGCCACCGTCACCTACCTGTTCCAGGGCGAAGTCCTGCACCGGGATGGCCTGGGCACGGTGCAGGCCATCCGGCCCGGGGAGGTGAACTGGATGACCGCGGGGCGGGGCATCGCCCACTCCGAGCGCACTGCCCCCGGGCCCCGGGCCGCGGGGGGAGGCCTCTTCGGCCTTCAGGCCTGGGTGGCGCTTCCGAAGCAGTATGAGGAGATCGAGCCTTCCTTCTTCCACCACGAGGCCAGCGAGATTCCCTTCATGGAAGGCGAGGGCGTGCGGATGCACCTCATCGCGGGCTCGCTCCACGGGAAGCGCTCCCCGGTGCGGACGTTCTCGGAGATGGTCTACGCGGACGTGGCGCTGAAGACGGGCGCGCGTTTCTCGCTGCCGGCCGAACACGAGGAGCGCGCCATCTACCTCGTCGAGGGAACGTTGGAGGCCGACGGCATGGTGTTTGGTCCCGGCGAGCTCCTCGTCTTCCGGCCCAAGGCCAACATTGTCCTCAGGGCGGCCTCCGCGGCGCGCATGGTCCTGCTCGGGGGAGAGCCCATGGACGGGCCGCGCTACATGTATTGGAACTTCGTCTCCAGCTCGAAGGAGCGGCTGGAGGTGGCGAAGGCGGACTGGCGCGAAGGCCGCTTCGCCCCGGTGCCCCAGGAGACGGAGTTCATTCCGCTGCCCGAGGAGCCCCCCGCGCCCGTGCGCTATCCGTGA
- a CDS encoding winged helix-turn-helix transcriptional regulator gives MADPAPSLCPSIQAALEILARPWTGFVLVSLQKGPLRYSELAAQLPGLGDKTLSARLKELEAKGFISRRVLPEPPIRVEYALTPKGTAFKTVMDAIHGWGQQFGDEAPVMEPKAATSSLPKRARSQRKTG, from the coding sequence ATGGCGGATCCCGCCCCATCCCTGTGTCCCAGCATTCAGGCTGCGCTCGAGATCCTGGCGCGCCCCTGGACGGGGTTTGTGCTGGTGAGCCTCCAGAAGGGGCCCTTGCGCTACAGCGAGCTGGCCGCCCAGCTGCCAGGGCTGGGGGACAAGACCTTGTCTGCCCGGTTGAAGGAGCTGGAGGCCAAGGGGTTCATCTCGCGCCGGGTGTTGCCGGAGCCTCCCATCCGCGTGGAGTACGCGCTGACCCCCAAGGGGACGGCCTTCAAGACCGTGATGGATGCCATCCACGGGTGGGGCCAGCAGTTCGGGGATGAGGCGCCGGTGATGGAGCCCAAGGCCGCCACGTCGAGTCTCCCCAAGCGGGCCCGCTCCCAGCGGAAGACGGGGTGA